From the genome of Acomys russatus chromosome 27, mAcoRus1.1, whole genome shotgun sequence, one region includes:
- the Dctn6 gene encoding dynactin subunit 6, protein MAEKTQKSVKIAPGAVVCVESEIRGDVTIGPRTVIHPKARIIAEAGPIIIGEGNLIEEQALIINAHPDNIIPDTEDPEPKPMVIGTNNVFEVGCHSQAMKMGDNNVIESKAYVGRNVILTSGCIIGACCNLNTFEVIPENTVIYGADCLRRVQTERPQPQTLQLDFLMKILPNYHHLKKTMKGSSTPVKN, encoded by the exons ATGGCGGAGAAGACGCAAAAGAG CGTGAAGATCGCTCCCGGAGCAGTTGTGTGTGTAGAGAGTGAAATCAGAGGAGATGTGACCATAG GCCCTAGGACAGTGATCCACCCTAAAGCACGAATTATTGCAGAGGCTGGGCCGATAATTATCGGTGAAGGTAACCTCATCGAAGAGCAGGCTCTCATCATAAATGC TCATCCAGATAATATCATCCCAGACACTGAAGACCCGGAACCCAAACCTATGGTCATTGGCACCAATAACGTGTTTGAAGTTGGCTGTC ATTCCCAAGCCATGAAAATGGGAGATAACAATGTCATTGAGTCAAAAG CCTACGTAGGCAGAAATGTAATCTTGACCAGTGGTTGCATCATCGGGGCTTGCTGCAACTTAAACACTTTTGAAGTCATCCCTGAGAACACAGTGATCTACGGTGCAGACTGCCTGCGACGGGTGCAGACGGAGCGACCACAG CCCCAGACACTGCAGCTGGATTTCTTGATGAAAATCTTGCCCAATTACCACCACCTAAAGAAGACCATGAAAGGAAGCTCAACTCCGGTTAAGAACTAA